One Sulfurihydrogenibium sp. genomic window carries:
- a CDS encoding SemiSWEET transporter translates to MDNQTLGLIAAILTTSAYLPQTYKVVKTKSAKDFSWIWLIFMWIGIFLWFIYGLRINNLPLILANGISIISLTIIGVVKYVYRQS, encoded by the coding sequence ATGGATAATCAAACCTTAGGCTTAATAGCAGCAATTCTTACAACTTCTGCATATCTTCCCCAAACTTACAAAGTAGTCAAAACCAAATCTGCCAAAGATTTCTCTTGGATATGGTTGATTTTTATGTGGATTGGCATATTTTTATGGTTTATTTATGGATTAAGAATAAATAATCTTCCATTAATTTTAGCAAATGGAATTTCAATAATAAGTTTAACAATAATAGGTGTAGTTAAGTATGTTTATAGACAAAGCTAA
- the rpmB gene encoding 50S ribosomal protein L28 produces MAVCQICGKKTVFGNTVAHSATTERRTWKPNLRRVRVVLEDGSTKRIYVCAKCLKAGKVKKAV; encoded by the coding sequence ATGGCTGTTTGTCAAATATGTGGTAAAAAAACTGTTTTTGGAAATACTGTAGCACACTCAGCTACAACAGAAAGAAGAACTTGGAAGCCTAACCTTAGAAGAGTTAGAGTAGTTCTTGAGGATGGTTCTACAAAAAGAATTTATGTATGTGCTAAGTGTTTAAAGGCTGGAAAAGTTAAAAAAGCGGTATGA